In Amaranthus tricolor cultivar Red isolate AtriRed21 chromosome 5, ASM2621246v1, whole genome shotgun sequence, a genomic segment contains:
- the LOC130812898 gene encoding pentatricopeptide repeat-containing protein At2g30780 — protein MRNQWRLLQCLHHHIFSPSYFPSTLSSFKCLPKITSIYHFCSSTNNLAPSNYANVLALLFTAKEDPRHSQATRVLTHRVSILKNELVKVNEDFVAARQVLEEMGFPLFCSSSDGFLELLKQLHEFPRLSIEVFDWRRKHTGFSFPISYEEYAKGIQVAGRARNVDLAVELFTEAAKSGVKTSSIYNALMSVYMLNGMPEKCLSLFREFKKEGCCTPTIVTYNILISVFGRLMLIDHMEATFQEINDSDLFPTLMTFNNLIAGYVTAWMWDRMENAFLMMSNKSIEPDTHTYRLLLRGYAHSGNMKKMEEIYELLKRNFDKDDVSIFKMMIIAYCKNSCENRIEKIDALIAQIPKYEYEPWLIVLLIKVYAEEQLLERMEAFIDVAFEQQTKVYPMRVMRSIITVYYHLNAVDKLTCFVKRAESAGWRICRSLYHCKMVMYSAQNRLQEMENVLAEMENVNITRTKKTWAILFHAYLNSGPRCKLEQVQGLLYKLG, from the exons ATGAGAAATCAATGGCGTCTCCTGCAATGTCTCCACCACCATATTTTCTCACCCTCTTATTTTCCTTCAACATTGTCTTCTTTCAAATGTTTGCCAAAGATCACATCTATTTACCATTTTTGTTCTTCTACCAATAATTTAGCTCCATCCAACTATGCTAATGTACTTGCTTTGTTATTCACTGCAAAAGAAGATCCTCGACATTCCCAAGCAACAAGGGTACTTACCCATAGAGTTTCaatcttgaaaaatgaattAGTTAAGGTTAATGAAGATTTTGTTGCTGCTCGTCAAGTCCTTGAAGAGATGGGTTTTCCTTTGTTTTGTTCTTCCTCTGATGGGTTTCTTGAGCTTTTGAAACAACTTCATGAGTTTCCTCGTTTGTCAATTGAG GTTTTCGATTGGCGAAGGAAACATACTGGCTTTAGTTTTCCTATATCATATGAGGAGTATGCCAAGGGTATTCAAGTTGCTGGTAGAGCTAGGAATGTTGATCTTGCAGTTGAGTTATTTACCGAGGCTGCTAAAAGCGGTGTCAAAACATCATCTATTTATAATGCATTGATGAGTGTCTATATGTTGAATGGCATGCCAGAGAAATGTCTATCACTATTTCGGGAATTCAAGAAAGAAGGATGCTGTACTCCTACAATTGTAACTTACAATATCCTAATTTCTGTGTTTGGTCGTTTGATGTTGATAGACCATATGGAAGCAACATTTCAAGAGATAAACGACTCGGACCTCTTTCCTACTTTGATGACATTCAATAATTTGATTGCTGGATATGTAACCGCATGGATGTGGGATCGAATGGAGAATGCCTTTTTGATGATGAGCAATAAGTCCATTGAGCCCGATACTCACACCTATAGGCTATTGCTAAGAGGCTATGCACATTCTGGAAATATGAAGAAGATGGAAGAGATCTATGAGCTGCTGAAACGTAATTTTGATAAGGATGACGTGTCTATATTCAAAATGATGATTATTGCATATTGTAAGAATTCTTGTGAAAATAGAATAGAAAAGATTGATGCACTAATCGCGCAGATTCCTAAATATGAATACGAACCATGGTTGATTGTGTTACTTATTAAGGTTTATGCAGAAGAACAACTGTTGGAGAGGATGGAAGCATTTATCGATGTTGCCTTCGAACAACAAACTAAAGTATACCCTATGCGTGTGATGCGCTCAATTATCACGGTCTACTACCATTTAAACGCCGTTGACAAGCTCACGTGCTTTGTGAAGCGTGCAGAATCTGCCGGTTGGAGGATATGTAGATCCCTCTACCATTGTAAAATGGTGATGTATTCAGCCCAAAATCGCCTGCAAGAAATGGAAAATGTACTTGCTGAAATGGAAAATGTCAACATAACTCGAACCAAGAAAACGTGGGCTATTTTGTTCCACGCCTACTTGAATTCGGGACCAAGATGCAAACTTGAGCAAGTACAAGGACTGTTGTACAAATTGGGATAG